A genomic segment from Nicotiana sylvestris chromosome 1, ASM39365v2, whole genome shotgun sequence encodes:
- the LOC138870164 gene encoding uncharacterized protein, translating to MAVDMNIKELLVIGDFDLLIHQVQGERSTKNVKILPYLHCVKELSRNSQRLSSTCPHDSERVCRRPCMLIIYNSASRQELHRPIEIEIKDQHDCCFHVNEKPDGRPWYHDIKKILQPRNTQKMLQMVNLGLLRCVDAVEATILLEEIHAETCGPHMNKFTLAKKILRAGYFWMTMESDSIRYVQKCHKC from the coding sequence atggcagtcgacatgaacatcaAAGAACTTTTGGTCATAGGAGATTTTGATTTGCTGATACACCAGGTCCAAGGAGAACGGTCAACTAAGAATGTTAAGATACTGCCATACCTACATTGCGTAAAGGAGTTGTCAAGAAATTCACAAAGATTGAGTTCAACATGTCCCCATGATTCAGAACGAGTTTGTCGACGCCCTTGCATGCTTATCATCTATAATtcagcatccagacaagaactaCATCGACCCATCGAGATAGAAATCAAGGATCAACATGACTGTTGCTTCCATGTGAATGAAAAACCAGATGGGAGACcttggtatcatgacatcaagaaaATCTTGCAACCCAGGAATACCCAGAAAATGCTACAAATGGTCAACTTAGGTTTGCTAAGATGTGTAGACGCTGTTGAAGCAACCATATTGTTGGAAGAAATACATGCAGAGACatgcggaccacacatgaataAGTTCACGTTAGCCAAGAAGATTTTGAGAGctggatacttttggatgaccatggaaagcGATAGCATCCGCTATGTGCAGAAATGTCACAAGTGCTAG